The DNA segment GTTTATGACCAACCATATCTTCAGTAATATATACTGGAACATGCTTTCTTCCGTCATAAACCGCTATAGTGTGTCCTATCATTTGAGGAAATATAGTTGAACGACGTGACCATGTCTTAATTACTTTTTTATCATTCTTCTCATTTAATTCTTCAACCTTTTTCATTAAATGATCATCTACAAAAGGTCCTTTCTTTAATGATCTACCCATTAAAGTGCCTCCTTTCAACTGTTATTATCTATTTGATTAATTACTTTCTTTTTCTTGATCTTACAATATACTTATCAGACTTCTTATTTTTCTTACGAGTTTTATATCCAAGTGTAGGCTTACCCCATGGAGTTACTGGAGATGGTCTACCTATAGGAGTTCTACCTTCACCACCACCGTGTGGATGGTCGTTAGGGTTCATAACACTACCTCTTACAGTAGGTCTAATTCCCATATGTCTCTTTCTACCAGCTTTACCTATAGTAATATTTTCATGATCTATATTACCTACTTGACCTATAGTTGCTCTACATTCAATTCTTACCATTCTTACTTCTCCAGATGGTAATTTAACTTGAGCATAATTACCTTCTTTAGCAGTTAATTGAGCAGAGTTACCTGCTGAACGAACTAATTGTCCACCTTTACCTGCTTTAAGTTCTACATTATGAATTGTTGAACCTACTGGTATAAATTTAAGTGGTAATGCATTACCTATTTTGATATCTACATCTTCACCTGATTCTATAGTATCTCCTACCTTTAATTTATTAGGAGCTAATATATATCTTTTTTCACCATCTGCATAATGAATCAGCGCTATATTCGCTGTTCTATTTGGATCATATTCTATTGTAGCTACCTTACCAGGTACGCCATCTTTATTTCTTTTGAAATCAATTATTCTATATTTTCTTTTTGCTCCGCCACCTCTATGACGTATAGTTATCTTCCCTTGACTATTTCTTCCAGACTTTTTATTTAAAGAAGTTAAAAGTGACTTTTCTGGTTGGTCTGTTGTTATTTCATCAAAAGTAGAAACTGTCATTTGTCTCAAGGCTGGTGAAGTAGGTCTAAATTTTTTAATACCCATTATGTTTCCCTCCTTCTTACTAACTATTTATTACATACCTTCGAAGAATTCAATCGCTTTACTATCTTCAGTTAAAGTTACCACAGCTTTTTTCCAGCTTGGTCTTCTTCCTATATTTCTTCCCATTCTCTTAAGTTTTCCAGTCATATTCATTGTATTGACCTTACTTACTTTAACATCAAATATTTTTTCAACTGCTTTTTTTACTTCAGTTTTATTGGCTCTTTTATCCACTACAAAAGTGTACTTACCTTCAGCCATATCATTCATACTTTGTTCTGTTACTACAGGTCTTCTTATTATATCATGTGGATTACGCATTAAGCATACACCTCCTCCACTTTTTTAACAGCATCTTTAGTTATGATAAAAGCATCATATTTTAATATGTCATATACATTTATTGTATTAACTAATGCAGTTTGCACACCTTCAATATTTCTTGCTGATTTAATTATATTTTCATCTTTTCTATCCATAACTATAAGAGCTTTTTTGTTTGCATTTAAATTTTTCAAGATATTTGCCATTTCTTTTGTTTTAGGTTGATCCATTTTTATTTCATCAACAACAAACAGTTCATTATCTAAAACTTTAGAACTCAAAGCTGATTTCATAGCAAGTCTTCTAACCTTTTTTGGTACACTATATCTATAATCTCTTGGTTTTGGAGCGAATGTTACACCGCCACCTACCCAATGTGGTGCTCTTATACTTCCTTGACGAGCTCTACCTGTACCTTTTTGTCTCCAAGGTTTTCTTCCTCCACCTCTTACTTCAGCTCTAGTTTTAACAGATTGAGTTCCTTGTCTTTTATTAGCTAATTGATTTTTTACTACTTCATATAATACATGCTTATTTACTTCTACTCCGAACACATTATCATTTAATTCTATATCATCGATTTGCTCACCTGATACGTTATATAAAGCTACTTTAGGCATTTCATATCCTCCCTTCTATAGAACTTATTTAGAAGCCTTTACGCTTTCTTTTATTGTTAATAATCCACCCTTAGGTCCAGGTATTGCACCTTTTACAAGTAGTAAATTATTTTCAGTGTCAATTTTAACTATTTCTAAGTTTTGAATTGTTACTTTTCTATGACCCATATGTCCTGGTAATTTTTTACCTTTAAATACTCTTGATGGATCTGATGAAGCTCCCATTGAACCTGGTCTTCTATGATATTTTGAACCATGTGTTTCAGGTCCTCTTGATTGTCCGTGTCTTTTAATAACACCTTGGAACCCCTTACCTTTTGAAACACCACTTACATCAATCATGTCTCCTGCTTCAAATAAGTCAACTTTTAATTCGTCTCCTACATTGAAATTAGATGAATCTTCAACTCTAAATTCAACTAAATGCTTCTTAAGATCAACTTGAGCTTTACTAAAATGTCCCTTTATAGGTTTATTCACTTTCTTTTCTTTTATTTCTGAATATCCTACTTGAATAGCATTATAACCATCAACATCTGTAGTTTTAACTTGCACTACATT comes from the Senegalia massiliensis genome and includes:
- the rpsS gene encoding 30S ribosomal protein S19, which codes for MGRSLKKGPFVDDHLMKKVEELNEKNDKKVIKTWSRRSTIFPQMIGHTIAVYDGRKHVPVYITEDMVGHKLGEFAPTRTFRGHGDTEKKTSLR
- the rplB gene encoding 50S ribosomal protein L2 translates to MGIKKFRPTSPALRQMTVSTFDEITTDQPEKSLLTSLNKKSGRNSQGKITIRHRGGGAKRKYRIIDFKRNKDGVPGKVATIEYDPNRTANIALIHYADGEKRYILAPNKLKVGDTIESGEDVDIKIGNALPLKFIPVGSTIHNVELKAGKGGQLVRSAGNSAQLTAKEGNYAQVKLPSGEVRMVRIECRATIGQVGNIDHENITIGKAGRKRHMGIRPTVRGSVMNPNDHPHGGGEGRTPIGRPSPVTPWGKPTLGYKTRKKNKKSDKYIVRSRKRK
- the rplW gene encoding 50S ribosomal protein L23, with product MRNPHDIIRRPVVTEQSMNDMAEGKYTFVVDKRANKTEVKKAVEKIFDVKVSKVNTMNMTGKLKRMGRNIGRRPSWKKAVVTLTEDSKAIEFFEGM
- the rplD gene encoding 50S ribosomal protein L4, giving the protein MPKVALYNVSGEQIDDIELNDNVFGVEVNKHVLYEVVKNQLANKRQGTQSVKTRAEVRGGGRKPWRQKGTGRARQGSIRAPHWVGGGVTFAPKPRDYRYSVPKKVRRLAMKSALSSKVLDNELFVVDEIKMDQPKTKEMANILKNLNANKKALIVMDRKDENIIKSARNIEGVQTALVNTINVYDILKYDAFIITKDAVKKVEEVYA
- the rplC gene encoding 50S ribosomal protein L3, producing the protein MKGILGKKIGMTQIFTEEGKVVPVTVVEAGPMNVVQVKTTDVDGYNAIQVGYSEIKEKKVNKPIKGHFSKAQVDLKKHLVEFRVEDSSNFNVGDELKVDLFEAGDMIDVSGVSKGKGFQGVIKRHGQSRGPETHGSKYHRRPGSMGASSDPSRVFKGKKLPGHMGHRKVTIQNLEIVKIDTENNLLLVKGAIPGPKGGLLTIKESVKASK